The stretch of DNA aaatgatgaaaatcgaccaatttttcccaagtttgatgcaaaaaaacgactataaaggaattaattggacgaatcaaaaaaatatgtcttgaaaggttgatcctttagctttatactggcgaagaaagcatccaaaaatattaactagaagtatctctaaaaaatcattttcgttttgggtcagggtatgacccaaaaaacgttaaagggttaattcatGAATCATATAGGAAAGCATCTTATCTAAAATTATTCCAAGAATTTCCATTCAATAAAAAACTTCACTGCACTGCTGCAAATACTACTGATAAGGAAAATGTTGAAGCTCAAAACTGGCATAGGTTTTGAAAAAGGTTTTAAAGTAATAGGAAAACTTGGTGAATTTTTCCAAAcgtcattttcaattaaaggtTTCtaagcatttttatttttttaatatttctttgatttcttttaagaCGTTTCTTTTTCGCCAGAATCTTTAAGATTTTGGACTAAATCTTAAgtctgaaaaataatttgaattcttttgcACAGCAAAAAAGCTTATGTTCTACGGTTATATTTTCTGGTTTTTTTGAGCTTAACGGAACGATTTTATAGTTCTCAGTTCTCAGGTTTTGTGAAACGAATCATGTTTTCTTGTAacgattttctcattttcggATTTATGTAATTCcgattttgtttttaaaggaattgtTTCTCGTGCCCTGCGGAATAATTTTAAGCATCTTTGGGTATTTCAACTTTTACAGAAAACTTTCGCGAAATGGTTTCTGAGCTTCTTAACTAATCTATGACAgcatttaacaatttatttgtaagtactagaatttctttgaaataacaAACCTTTTCATTTCCAGACTCAGAAGAGTTCTTAACTTCTTGCcgattttatgtaaaatttacaCCCTTAAAAAGTTTGCAATTAACCACctgtttttttattccttaatgattcattcaaataaaatgttttgatgTTAattaaagtctaaaaaagttgttcattcaattaaatatgcaggaagaaatttaatgagttgaagtacttaaaaataaactatatataaaaaaaacttttatcgtGAGTTGtgttcaattttgatttttcaaaaattacggaaaagttgaaaatttctaaaattgcacattttttgcaaaaaaaattatttctttattttattattttgcatttttttacaaGTCAATGTGCCACTGAATTCTCGTCACATTGCTGCACTGCATTAATAAAAAGTTCCTCACTTCAAACGGACgcaatttagtttaaaaaaaaacgaacactcttaaaaatttataaaaaattgtctgagattaattacataaaaattgtattaaatagaagaaaaaattatagaaaaaaaatcttattttcttgtttttatttttatataagatCTCATAAAGAATTCAAAAGTGTCATCGAAACTTCCGTGAGGAGGCTATTCTATGGCCGTTTTTATTCCCATCTTTCTCACCGCTTATTCACAATTCTACGTGTTTTTCTCAACATCTTTCACGATTTTTCTCAGTTTCTATCTGAGCTCGTCGTCGGAAGCACAGGGTCAAGAGTTGCGCGCCAATATAATGGCTATTTTGCGATTTATTCTATTGTGTTTCATAATTGTGATATCAAGAGGTAcacctaaataaaataattttaagtaaagAGAGAATGAGAGAGTGTTAGATTTAGAGGTGCTCTGTGCAATGTGATCACATGGGTGCTATATATCAAACGTTTTGTGTCTTCCAGCGGAATACCTAAAATGCCCCACACATCAGCAgcactttgagaaaattgtcgGATACCGACCTTCGACGCATTACGATATGaacatgaattttaatttaatgaaaaacagcGATGTCATCCCGGAATTCAAGCAATTGAACATGGATTGCTGGTCGCAATGCTACAAGGATGCAAATTGCTTTGGGTACATTTACTTCTTGGGCAATAACACATGCTACGGGTACAGCATCGGGAGGACCTCTGATGACCCCTACTACATCAAGTACCACAAACTCTCACTCTCCCCCGACGCTAATGCAGTGTTTTTCCAGAAAATGTGCCTCAAAGGTGAGCATTTTGTTCATGGCGTATGTGCGCGCGATGCTGTTGTGGGGAGTCTCTAAGCGTGTGAACTCTCTAACCTTGAATTGTTTGGCTTTTTGCTGGTAATATTAACTACAAAGCCACACATTCAAGCAAATTTATGTAAGCGATCCTcgatttgaaaaatttgcacCTCTTGTTATCAGTTCCAGAAGATTGTCTACCGAAAATGTGGCCAATTACCAGGTATCCACGAGCACTGGTTATGCCGCAGGAATATGAGAGATCACAGAAGTTGATGAGTCGTCGTGAATGTGTTGAAAGTTGTATGCATGAGAAGAAATTCACCTGCCACTCGGTGATCTTTATCCCTTCGATTAGGAATAATTTCATACGCAGCAGAGATCCATCGTCCAGCTACACGAATAGGGATATAGGGCAGTGTGTCCTTAATACCATGAGAAGTCCACTTCTCAATGGAACTGTGGCGGGAAATTATTCATCGACCTTCTTTCGTATGGAGtacattgaaaatcaatgcGCTGAGGGTgagttattctttttttttcttaaaaagtttcagcatgaaattcatcatgatttttcattttatgcgCAATTGTTCAACAtagaagtcttttttttataatacataataaaagcTAATATTTGTGGTTAGACCGCCATGaccctaaaataaaaaaaagtaatttatttttcatataatgtTTGTAGTGGACAATTAAATATGCTGAAGAGTTATGAGAAGATTAGCACGAGGTTCCTCAAAGTGTGACAAAGTGCTTTCGGTGTTGTGAGTTTTAAACAAGAAGAGAATGATTTCTGAACTCTTTTTTGGTTCCTAATTTATAAAGGAAAACATTGACAATCAAACTTcccagaaaataaattattgaagattaaattaatcagattgatcaataattgattaataattcataaatcaattaaaaaagtcgatcgattgatcaattattggtcAATTGATGGTCAATCTCAGGTCAATTCTGATTGCTCAACAATTGATAATCTATGCGGATCttcattgactcaatattgagatCAATAATTGCCCAATGattggcaaaatttatttattggattataataaaaatcgaatcaaataatctttaaaaagaaatcagttAATCTACATACAtgtcgtgaaagggttaatgaagAACTTTTAAGGACCTcacaaaaagaactttaaattgTCTTTCAGTAAGAGATTAAATCCGCAATTTATTTCGACTTGAGAGCTCTCATCATGAAGATTCTTGTGAtgaattctcataaaaaattgttgacGTTTTTCTGTGGAAGTTCgtggtggtttttttttttttaacattctttAGGAGAAAATTATACGTAATTTGCAGGTTCTACcaatttagcaatttattctaatatctttcattcttagtgattctttttttgcgaaacAGAACTAAATTGTAGGTATGATTTAAATAAGTAAATATTatgatttaaagaatttctttctatGTAAGGTCTTTAGCCAGAATCTCCCCATCATTAGATCGAGtacattattaatttgaaacaaaaaaaaacgttttgtgCTGTAAGATCTctatatttttgttgaaaaattcttagtAGGTATTTGTAAGGGCACGTTAAAATACTCGAGGTTAGCATGAATCATCTCTTTAGAAAATCTCCTAGGAAATGCTGGGAAACAAACACAAAAACTTAGAGaagttttacttttaattgagaaaatcacaattttcttagcatttcacatgaaaatgatTCAACTTTTCACGAGTCTAACGATGCTCTTTGATGATTTAATATCAtagaattatttcaattttatagagACTTTCTCCAATGTATTTTGCATATCCgggtttaaaatttaaccctttcaattaatttctttaatcataGAACCTTCTGTGGATGCCCAACCATCTGAATGTTCTTTCGAGAAATACTACAACAGATCATTCATATACGCGGACAATTCCTTCGAAGGATTATCCCTTGAAGAATGCCAAATGGTGTGCTTTGAAgaagattcatttttttgccgtggattttcctatttttccaagaagaaGATGTGTTTTCTGCACTCTGACGACATCTCACTATTTAGCAATCTCACCCTGATTCATTCCTACGAAGGAATCTACATGCGACGAGTTGAGTGCCTTAATGGTgagttaattttctctctctctctccacaaTTCCCACGAATTTTCCCACATGCAATTCTCAAGCTTTTCCTTAGAACATTTTCCATTGCTCtggcaaaatgaatttattagaggaaaatcattgaatgtTTCCATGCACACAATACCTTATCAATTATGCTGGAGTGATTTAATTTTGCGGTgaattgatttattcaaaagttGTGGGTGattaaaaagcattaaaagtGAGTAATGTGCTAATgggggaatttaatttatcgcttcaaaggagaaaattaatttagcgTCCCACTAATtgcatttgaaataaaaattcttgcagTGAATGTTGCCTGCATGGATGATGAAATGGTGCTCAAGTATCGTCCAAAGGGACTTTTCACAGGACAACTCTACTTGAATTCACGCTACAGGAATTGCTCAACACAGGAAAATTCGAATGCGACAGTTAATCTCAAAATTCCAATTGGAGAGGAGATTCAGGAGAATTTGTGTGGAATTGTTAGGGCATACGAGAGGCGGGATGATGTGAATAGGACCTTGATATCCACGTTGGTTGTTATACAGAAAAATCCTCTCATACGAACTTACGATGATCGAATTATTAAGATAGGTTGTGTTGTTAATAATAGTGAAGAATTTGAGAGGGTGTccaaggaaaaaattcaaaatcctACCTCAGGCAGAAGCCTAGTTAATGAGATTCCTGCCCAGGAGAGAATCTTCAATAATGATATGTTTaagtttgtgaaaattgaattgtttgaCGTTGAAAAGGGGATTAAAGTGTCGGAAGTGAATCTAGGTCAAAGGGTACggattaaaattcaaagtaaGAAGCTtagtgagaagtttagctttAGAGTTATCAATTTAACTGCCATATCGGAATCTGGGGAAGAGATGCTTCTGCTTGATGAAAGAGGTTGTCCAGAAGATTCTCAATTgatatcaattttcaatgcagAAAGAATTGGAAAGCAATTAGTACTCTCATCTCAATTTAGAGCTTTTAAGTTCTTCGATAGTCCGCGggtaatttttagatttttcctTCAGTTCTGCACGAAAAATTGCTTTCAGatgaaatgcaataaaatgcaagaGAAGGAAATTGGCGGGAAATACTCAATGGGCAATGAAACGGCTGATGAGACGGAAGTTTTCAAGGAACTCCCACCTGGACCAACGCACATAGATATGATGTTTCCGGAAATTTTCCACGGATATGGGAATAATTCGCTCAATATTGCCGCATTAAATGATGAGAATCTTGTGGAATCGAGTGAAGTTCAGTACCAAAGGGTTCTCGCGTCTCTAGATGAGGAGGAAGAATCAGTGGTGAATGCCACACAAGTCTTCCAAAGGTACGATAGTTTTGTATCATTGGCAATGTATGATTTCTTGGTTTACACACAAGATGCGCGATCTGAGAGCTTGGTTTATGGGAGGGATCCTCAGAAGATCAATGCAACTGACCCAGAGGTCAGTACGTTCAAGTTTGATGACTTAATGTGCGTCGATACGACCCTGTTGAAGATTCTCTTCTCACTATTCATCCTCCTGCTCTTCTTGATCCTCTTTATCAGCTACTGCTGCATACGAAGGTATAGAAAGTTAGCAGAGTACGAAAGCAATAGCTATGGGAGTAGTTCCTTAAATGGAAGGAGGAACTATTTACCTAAATTTCTTCAGGGCCATCGACATGTAAAATGGGCAGATGAGAATTTTGGTTTTGTGTATTAGGGAGAATagattaaaattgtaaaaaaaataaattgttttgttagttatttattaaggaaagaaaaacatccaATAAAGCCATGTTACTTTACTTGTTTTCCTTGAACGAAAACTTTCACAATATTCCGATCATCTCCGGTGTAGATGAATTTCTGCACACGTTCTAGTAGATTTTCCGGTTTATCCTTAATCCCAGCAATTGATGGTTCGTACACATCAATGGGATCGGCTTTGACGTCAATGAGGAGGGCATCAAAGTCCTTTCCAACTTTAAAGTTCCCAATTGTGTCTGATAAATTGAGAGCTTTAGCACCACCAAGGGTTGCCAGGTAGATGGCTTGTTTGTAATTCAATGGCACGTATTCCTTATTAATCTTCTTTAGCTCATCCTTTTCAGGACGTACACTTCCTGTTCCCTTGATTTCTTGCTTCTTTGCAAAGTTCAAATGATGCGAAACAGCCAGAGCATCACGGATTGTTGTGAGGATGGATACATCACTTCCTCCAGCAATATCAGTTCCCAATCCAACGGTTACACCTCCATTCCTCAAGCGTATAACATCGCACAAGCCAGACTGAAGGTTTGTATTGGATGATGGGCAATGAGCCACGGAAGTTCCACGTTCCTTTAGCAAAgcaatttcttcatcttccaGGTGAACTCCGTGGGCAAGGACGCATTTGGATGTCAGCAAGTTGGCTGCGTCGTAGACACTGGCATAGTTGGATGCATTGAAGACTTTCTTCACTTCAGCAATTTCTCCAAGATTCTCCGAAATGTGAGTCTGTATGTTCAAATTGTGCTCCTTTGCTAATTTTCCCAATTCCTTCAAGAGTTGCTCATCGCATGAAAGAGCAAATCTCGGTGTAATTGTTACACCAACCAAGTCTGAATTTAGTGCATTAACTTCATCGATGAAagctttattttctctaattgATTCCTCCGTTGTTTCTCtgcaaaaaatctcatttttttttaaataaatcttggagaaattattaaattaattaattacttgTAGTAATCAACTGTAGATTGATTTGCAGAAACTTTGCCAACTAGGGCACGTTGACCCTGTTTTATGCATTCCTTTGCCAGGGCTAGGGTACCGTCTTTGTGGTTTGTTCCGTAGTAGCTAGCACAGGTTGTCCCAGAAGCTAGGGTACGtttctaaaaagaaataaattaaaacgcTCAAAACTGATCAGCAAACCAACAAACCGCAACATATGATTATGCGTtgaatgttgattttttacgTTGAAAatttaggggagggcggggctaataaagtcacttaaaggtttagaaaaagctcaaaatatcatatttcccaaacagataaagtgaaatgcatagttcaattctttaggatatttcttgccctacaactctttctcagatcattttgttctatctagctaggaaatatgatatttacgactttttccaaacccttaagtgactttattagccccgctctcccctatctATTTCCAAGAAAGGATTTATCTCAAACAtctcaaaaatactttttaaaaaataacttgtgagcataaaaatttttttatgaaaaagaaaggaaaagaattctctttcTTACCACAACTTTTTCATAAACATACGCAGCAAATTGGCTATTCTTGTACTGATCCTCCATGGGGAATGTGTAGTTCTTGAGCCAATCCAGCAACTCCATACTCAATCCCACGCCAATGTTTGGCATTTGTGGCGCATGAATGTGACAATCCACAAATCCTGGAAGCAAAAATTGATGCTTCGTCAATTGAATCTCCTCATACGTCCACTGCTTCTGTCTCCATGAAGGCAAATCAGCAGCTGTGCCCATTCCGATAACCTGGCAAGTTGTCACATCGTTATCACTCCCGTCAACATACAAAAACCATGTAaagttttaacttttttaattacctTCCCATCGTCAACGGCGATAAATCCCTCCTCGATGCATTCGAGATCATCAAAAGATTTGGAATGAATAAATGGCCCAATAAATAGACGGCCcattttgagagaattttgcaaagaatctCCGCAAATAATTTGACGTGGAAGAGAGCACAAAACAAGACCGGCTGCTCGAGGTGAAGGAAAAAGATCGactgaaagatttttccacTGACTGGGATgtccaatttatttatttttggctCGTTGAGCGCGATTGTTGCCTATCTTACGAGGGAattatcaatgaaattttttatttcgttGAATACTCGCACAATATATTTTATCTGCAGAATTatcgttattttttctttcaactgaaaagaatataataaataGGGAAATGAGGGGCTATTTAGTGCACCACAATAGATATATTATGAGgctatttaatatatttagtatattaaaaaaaaatagtcaaaaaacGTTAATTGGTCAATTACAATAGGctgttaattttcaaaaattagacCAATGAAATAAGGTTTTTGATGGCCAAATCCCTAAATGAGATAACTTGCGGTTGGTTcttgagataaaattaaaaaaaaaaaagaataaaactgaTAAATATGATGAATTAGGcagataataaattaaaaaatgtttttttttcactcatgaTTGAACAACATTTTTATCAATACGAGGAGCCGTAcaaattaaatacatattaataaattgtttacaataattaaaataacataatatgaaaattaaatatagataTCTAGTAAATTGTAATTACAAATGGGATAGCTCAAATTgccaaaattactttttattgaattgataAAATGGAATACACTGAatgaataatataaaatatttccatgacACCGTCCTGCCCCGGGCTGTATTGCACCAAATGTTTCACATAACATGATAACACCACACACAAAGTATGGGGCTGtgaattgtaattaaatgaaCCTCCTACATTATgcgttgaaaattgaataattactgtaataaaaaaaaagtgtgggAGCATCCCTTTCATATTCAAAGTCACATATTTTGGGTTTTATCGTTTGTTACCAAAAACTTAAATCAAActatggggtagattctgataaaaatcttttattttcttttttaacaatttaaaagtttgttgtaagattttgacagttgatgcttttaaatcgttctattgtcgtttTATAAACGAAAAATCAAGTATTGATTGTTCAGaacagtcagaaagatctttaacgagttctgaaaaaataattttccttcaaaaacccgtttaaagataaaaataaactgtcaaaatcttataagatttttcccagaataccaaaaattttataaatgacgaattgtaggggagagcggggttaaaaaagtcacttaagggtttagaaaaggCTCAAAATATCGTATTtctcaaatagataaagcaaaatgtatagttcatttctttaggaaatttaccgccctacaactctttctcagaccattttgttctatctagctaggaaatatgatattttaggctttttccaaacccttaagtgactttattagccccgccctcccctaaggaaaaaaaaattatattaaaatataccCCTATAtaataacatttaaaatatgtaatttatttaatttttctttttttatgatcatTACGCGCTTTTTTgttaagatttcttatttaaattactaatttcctgattttcaatcatttcatTAGTTTATTCCTCTGTCTTGTTAAGGCGTGGTTagtaattttaatgaagatctaaaagattttattagcAAAATTAACAtcctaaataaaattcttcatttattacataactctttatttttctttgaatttttaaatatttattaatcatggagaaaaatatttttttctcttaataagaaaattgattttaaaatctttttggtaagaataaaaaatctcataaactTTTATGAATTCTGGTAACGTAAAGCTTCAGATCTAGTTAAAAGATATCCATACATGTTATTACTAGAACCCCTTTCCtcaattaaattagatttcttttcaaatataagACGTATCCCAGCGCATAGATAGAAATCAGTTTAACAGGGAAAGATGAAAGatccaaaattctttttttacgcAAAATTCTTCTTCGAACCCCATGGATTCTCTTTGGACATTGATGGGAATACTTTTGTTCAGAGAATTTGggcattttttaatttattcaacttGGAAGTGATGTTAGTGAtggtttttctcaatattttctaCAAGTACCCAGATGTTGATTTAATGGTGGCAAATTCTACGGCTGTGTTTGGATTTCTCGTGAATACCTTTAAGATTTCaattacatttcaaaaaatcaagaaatacGCTGTCTTTCATGGCAAACTCAAGAAATTGTGGGATATAAGTAGGTGCCAATTGCCTCGGCAAATAAATCTTCGAAATTgagtgttaaaaatttcaaggattttcttgaattttatatattttttagcaaCTGACGATGAGAGCGTAGTTTTAATGCAAcataaatcatttattaatGCCATatcattgattaattttatcagcTTGACTCTTGGAATAGCATGGTTGGTCGAGGACtcaaaatcctttaaaattaaaggataATTCTCTAATTTATTCCGTAGGTGGTTACTTCTTCcgccatttttttctgcattggAAGAGTACAGCACAGGTAGTAGTGCAGAATGGATTCCTCCCTACAACATTACCTACATTGATACATTGAATGAGTCTCCAGGATATGCTATTTCAATAACACTCTTCTTCGTTTGCACAATGGCGTGTGTTTTGGGTGGATGTGGCTTTGATTCATTTTTCCTCGAAAGCTGCTTCTTCCTTTCATCCCATTTTGATATAGTCCGgaagagatttaaaaagataaaattcacTCAATTACCCCAAGATAATGAAACAATTAGGTCCCAGATTTCCTCCGCAGTTGCATACCACAATGTAATTCTAAACACTTGTATGGAGCTTCAAGAATTGGTAAAATCCGCCGTTTTCccatttcttctctttgactCCATCTTGATATGTACCTGCTTCTATACGGTGATAAAAGTACGTCTTAACATGATCCTAGTTTCCTAGACTAGTCTTTGTGACTAAATGTGACTAAATTTCCAGATATCGGACATAAGTAAAACATTGGCTTTTGGTGGGCTATCCTGCGCAACAATAGCTCAATTATTTGTCCTAACGTACAGTGGAGACTATCTCTGTAGCAAAAGTCAAAGTATTTGTCGTGGAATCTACTATTCCAATTGGTACGAAGGATCTCCAGAACAGAGGAAATATTTGATTCTCTGCATGGCGAAAGGGAGTAAAGGACTTGTTTTCACGATgggattatttaatttatctctAACCACCTTATCAATGGTTAGTATTAACAGGTTAAGGAAAAAGGACAGGTGCAATGATGCCAGGACatctagaatatttttctacattttgcaAGTTTaactataatttttcttacagattCTGCAGGGAGCTGGATCCTATGTTGCCCTCTTGAAATCCATATCAACTACTTAAACTAATTGGAAGATACTTAAActaataagaaaatctatatttaATCCTTTTCTCTATGTCAAGCACCGTAGTCCAGGATTCACAGGAGCAGATAAATGATATTTGTGATCTGgaaattattgaagaataaaacaaaatactttttgcatgtttatattgatttatttattaacttttataatttacaaaagcaatcattatttaattaaccCATATCTCGAAGGACTCAGGAGTGTTGTtgattgtaatttaattcccttaaTTCCGATGATGTGAGGAGGATCCATACGGTGACGGGGTGGTACTTGCTGCTGGTTCCTGCTTTGTTATGaggaagaattaaataaactattaTTGTTTGTCAATTGAAAtctttgtaagtttttttagaattggcattcttttttattgaaaagtaaaGAAAGCTTATta from Lutzomyia longipalpis isolate SR_M1_2022 chromosome 1, ASM2433408v1 encodes:
- the LOC129786468 gene encoding guanine deaminase yields the protein MGRLFIGPFIHSKSFDDLECIEEGFIAVDDGKVIGMGTAADLPSWRQKQWTYEEIQLTKHQFLLPGFVDCHIHAPQMPNIGVGLSMELLDWLKNYTFPMEDQYKNSQFAAYVYEKVVKRTLASGTTCASYYGTNHKDGTLALAKECIKQGQRALVGKVSANQSTVDYYKETTEESIRENKAFIDEVNALNSDLVGVTITPRFALSCDEQLLKELGKLAKEHNLNIQTHISENLGEIAEVKKVFNASNYASVYDAANLLTSKCVLAHGVHLEDEEIALLKERGTSVAHCPSSNTNLQSGLCDVIRLRNGGVTVGLGTDIAGGSDVSILTTIRDALAVSHHLNFAKKQEIKGTGSVRPEKDELKKINKEYVPLNYKQAIYLATLGGAKALNLSDTIGNFKVGKDFDALLIDVKADPIDVYEPSIAGIKDKPENLLERVQKFIYTGDDRNIVKVFVQGKQVK
- the LOC129786426 gene encoding uncharacterized protein LOC129786426 isoform X1, giving the protein MAVFIPIFLTAYSQFYVFFSTSFTIFLSFYLSSSSEAQGQELRANIMAILRFILLCFIIVISRAEYLKCPTHQQHFEKIVGYRPSTHYDMNMNFNLMKNSDVIPEFKQLNMDCWSQCYKDANCFGYIYFLGNNTCYGYSIGRTSDDPYYIKYHKLSLSPDANAVFFQKMCLKEDCLPKMWPITRYPRALVMPQEYERSQKLMSRRECVESCMHEKKFTCHSVIFIPSIRNNFIRSRDPSSSYTNRDIGQCVLNTMRSPLLNGTVAGNYSSTFFRMEYIENQCAEEPSVDAQPSECSFEKYYNRSFIYADNSFEGLSLEECQMVCFEEDSFFCRGFSYFSKKKMCFLHSDDISLFSNLTLIHSYEGIYMRRVECLNVNVACMDDEMVLKYRPKGLFTGQLYLNSRYRNCSTQENSNATVNLKIPIGEEIQENLCGIVRAYERRDDVNRTLISTLVVIQKNPLIRTYDDRIIKIGCVVNNSEEFERVSKEKIQNPTSGRSLVNEIPAQERIFNNDMFKFVKIELFDVEKGIKVSEVNLGQRVRIKIQSKKLSEKFSFRVINLTAISESGEEMLLLDERGCPEDSQLISIFNAERIGKQLVLSSQFRAFKFFDSPRVIFRFFLQFCTKNCFQMKCNKMQEKEIGGKYSMGNETADETEVFKELPPGPTHIDMMFPEIFHGYGNNSLNIAALNDENLVESSEVQYQRVLASLDEEEESVVNATQVFQRYDSFVSLAMYDFLVYTQDARSESLVYGRDPQKINATDPEVSTFKFDDLMCVDTTLLKILFSLFILLLFLILFISYCCIRRYRKLAEYESNSYGSSSLNGRRNYLPKFLQGHRHVKWADENFGFVY
- the LOC129786521 gene encoding odorant receptor 4-like, with protein sequence MACVLGGCGFDSFFLESCFFLSSHFDIVRKRFKKIKFTQLPQDNETIRSQISSAVAYHNVILNTCMELQELVKSAVFPFLLFDSILICTCFYTVIKISDISKTLAFGGLSCATIAQLFVLTYSGDYLCSKSQSICRGIYYSNWYEGSPEQRKYLILCMAKGSKGLVFTMGLFNLSLTTLSMILQGAGSYVALLKSISTT
- the LOC129786426 gene encoding uncharacterized protein LOC129786426 isoform X2, which encodes MAVFIPIFLTAYSQFYVFFSTSFTIFLSFYLSSSSEAQGQELRANIMAILRFILLCFIIVISRAEYLKCPTHQQHFEKIVGYRPSTHYDMNMNFNLMKNSDVIPEFKQLNMDCWSQCYKDANCFGYIYFLGNNTCYGYSIGRTSDDPYYIKYHKLSLSPDANAVFFQKMCLKVPEDCLPKMWPITRYPRALVMPQEYERSQKLMSRRECVESCMHEKKFTCHSVIFIPSIRNNFIRSRDPSSSYTNRDIGQCVLNTMRSPLLNGTVAGNYSSTFFRMEYIENQCAEEPSVDAQPSECSFEKYYNRSFIYADNSFEGLSLEECQMVCFEEDSFFCRGFSYFSKKKMCFLHSDDISLFSNLTLIHSYEGIYMRRVECLNVNVACMDDEMVLKYRPKGLFTGQLYLNSRYRNCSTQENSNATVNLKIPIGEEIQENLCGIVRAYERRDDVNRTLISTLVVIQKNPLIRTYDDRIIKIGCVVNNSEEFERVSKEKIQNPTSGRSLVNEIPAQERIFNNDMFKFVKIELFDVEKGIKVSEVNLGQRVRIKIQSKKLSEKFSFRVINLTAISESGEEMLLLDERGCPEDSQLISIFNAERIGKQLVLSSQFRAFKFFDSPRVIFRFFLQFCTKNCFQMKCNKMQEKEIGGKYSMGNETADETEVFKELPPGPTHIDMMFPEIFHGYGNNSLNIAALNDENLVESSEVQYQRVLASLDEEEESVVNATQVFQRYDSFVSLAMYDFLVYTQDARSESLVYGRDPQKINATDPEVSTFKFDDLMCVDTTLLKILFSLFILLLFLILFISYCCIRRYRKLAEYESNSYGSSSLNGRRNYLPKFLQGHRHVKWADENFGFVY